One segment of Desulfonauticus submarinus DNA contains the following:
- the aroQ gene encoding type II 3-dehydroquinate dehydratase, with translation MKIAIINGPNLKFIGQRETNIYGKHSLKDLRKYILANIHNVKDLELDIYQSNSEGKLIDYIEEFWINKGNGIVINAGAYTHTSIALADCLKWINIPYIEVHLSNVYARESFRHKSFIAKNAVGVICGFGIDSYVLGVEALIKKIKVRGG, from the coding sequence GTGAAAATAGCAATTATAAATGGTCCTAATTTAAAATTTATTGGACAAAGAGAGACAAATATATATGGTAAGCATTCTTTAAAAGACTTAAGAAAATATATTCTTGCTAATATACATAATGTTAAGGATTTAGAATTAGATATATATCAATCTAATTCAGAAGGTAAGTTAATAGATTATATTGAGGAGTTTTGGATAAATAAAGGAAATGGTATAGTTATAAATGCTGGAGCTTATACTCATACGAGTATTGCATTAGCTGATTGTTTAAAATGGATAAATATACCTTATATAGAGGTTCATTTAAGTAATGTATATGCAAGAGAGTCTTTTAGACATAAAAGTTTTATTGCTAAAAATGCTGTTGGTGTGATTTGTGGATTTGGAATTGATAGTTATGTGTTAGGGGTGGAAGCCCTAATAAAGAAAATTAAGGTTAGAGGAGGTTAA
- the efp gene encoding elongation factor P, translated as MLSTTDFRRGLKIEIEGTPYEILEFLHVKPGKGGAFVRTKLKNLLTGSIIDETFRAGEKFDKPDLETRSYQYLYKEDNGFVFMDMTTYEQINVSKDTFGDKVGFLKEGEEVKALVYKNQPIDLDLPASVILEVVETEPGVKGDTVSGATKPAKLETGLVIQVPLFISEGDKVKVDTRSGEYIGRE; from the coding sequence ATGCTTTCTACAACAGATTTTAGAAGGGGATTAAAAATAGAGATAGAAGGGACCCCTTATGAAATTTTGGAGTTTTTACATGTAAAGCCAGGGAAAGGTGGAGCATTTGTTAGAACAAAATTAAAAAATTTACTCACAGGTAGTATAATTGATGAAACTTTTCGAGCTGGAGAGAAGTTTGATAAACCAGATTTAGAAACTAGAAGTTATCAATATCTTTATAAAGAAGATAATGGCTTTGTGTTTATGGATATGACTACTTATGAACAGATAAATGTAAGTAAAGATACTTTTGGAGATAAAGTAGGTTTTTTAAAAGAGGGAGAAGAAGTAAAAGCTCTTGTTTATAAAAACCAACCTATTGATTTGGATTTACCTGCTTCAGTAATTTTAGAGGTTGTGGAAACAGAACCAGGAGTAAAGGGTGATACTGTGTCCGGTGCTACTAAGCCTGCAAAATTAGAAACTGGCTTAGTAATTCAAGTGCCTTTATTTATTTCTGAAGGAGATAAAGTAAAAGTTGATACTAGAAGTGGTGAATATATTGGTAGGGAATAA